A stretch of Flavobacterium sp. N1994 DNA encodes these proteins:
- a CDS encoding TAT-variant-translocated molybdopterin oxidoreductase — MSSNKKYWKSVEELNENSSIVEALRNNEFVEEIPTADFLSDKDSLSSSSTTRRDFLKYVGFSTAAATLAACEGPVHKSIPYVLQPEQIIPGVADFYATSMFDGFDFANLLVKTREGRPIKIENNTIAGAKFAANARVHASVLSLYDSMRLKVTKVGQKEASWQEADLKIKASLAEAKAKGGLIVLLTNTLASPSTEKLIAEFIAKNPTAKHVVYDAVSESAALDAFEAAYGERALVDYDFSKANTIVSLDADFLGDWQGGSFDSGYAKGRIPQAGKMSKHYQFEANMTLSGAAADKRVPMTVANQKQALVKIYNVITGSAISTGKVDNEDVVIKAAQQLKAAGSKGLLVSGIQDKNAQLVVLAINQALASEAFSTSGTRQIRKGSNEKVAQLIADMNAGSVHTLIMSGVNPVYTLADSAKFVSGLKKVKLSAAFSLREDETASITNIAIPAPHYLESWNDLELTKGTYSLTQPTIRPLFSSKQFQEGLLSWNGNGAAYYDYLKANAANYTSGKSWNQTVHDGLAVGVSGAASGGSANAAAAASALAASAPVKGYELVLYTKTGLGDGQQANNPWLQEFPDPITRVSWDNYVTVSQADAKALGLENKIVANGGLNGSYATLTVNGIKLENVPVIVQPGQAKGTLGLALGYGKKTGLKEEMQVGLNAYAFYANFNNVQSASIAKGSGEHEFACVQSQKTLMGRGDIIKETSLEIFNAKYDEPEVWNSVAMVSLDHKEVEATKVDLWEPFDRSVGHHFNLSIDLNACTGCGACVIACHAENNVPVVGKAEIRRSRDMHWLRIDRYYSSEDTFAGDNEKKESFDGLFGKKGSLGGFGEMENPAANPQVSFQPVMCQHCNHAPCETVCPVAATSHGRQGQNMMAYNRCVGTRYCANNCPYKVRRFNWFLYNNNDEFDFHMNDDLGRMVVNPDVNVRSRGVMEKCSMCIQKTQLTILTAKREGREVAVDEFQTACSAACSTGAMVFGDVNNKESQVAKLAQDKRMYHLLESVGTKPNVFYHVKVRNT; from the coding sequence ATGTCATCGAACAAAAAATACTGGAAAAGTGTTGAGGAGCTAAACGAAAATAGTTCTATTGTTGAGGCGCTTAGAAATAATGAATTTGTAGAAGAAATTCCAACAGCGGATTTTTTATCTGATAAAGACTCATTATCCTCATCCTCAACAACTCGTCGTGATTTCTTGAAATACGTTGGATTCAGTACAGCGGCTGCTACATTGGCGGCTTGCGAAGGTCCAGTACACAAATCAATACCTTACGTTTTACAACCTGAACAAATCATTCCAGGTGTTGCCGATTTTTATGCAACTTCTATGTTTGATGGTTTTGATTTTGCTAATTTGTTAGTAAAAACAAGAGAAGGTCGTCCAATTAAAATAGAAAACAATACTATTGCTGGTGCTAAGTTTGCTGCCAATGCAAGAGTTCATGCTTCTGTATTATCATTATATGATAGTATGCGTTTGAAAGTTACTAAAGTTGGACAAAAAGAAGCGTCTTGGCAAGAAGCTGATTTGAAAATAAAAGCAAGTTTAGCTGAGGCTAAAGCTAAAGGAGGTCTAATCGTTTTATTGACTAACACTTTGGCAAGTCCATCTACTGAAAAGTTGATTGCTGAGTTTATTGCTAAAAATCCAACTGCGAAACATGTTGTTTATGATGCTGTTTCTGAGTCTGCGGCATTAGATGCTTTTGAAGCAGCTTATGGCGAAAGAGCTTTGGTAGATTATGATTTTTCAAAAGCAAATACGATAGTTTCTTTAGATGCAGATTTCTTAGGAGATTGGCAAGGTGGAAGTTTTGATTCAGGCTATGCTAAAGGAAGAATTCCTCAAGCAGGAAAAATGTCAAAACACTATCAGTTTGAAGCTAATATGACATTGTCTGGTGCAGCTGCTGATAAGAGAGTTCCAATGACTGTTGCTAATCAAAAACAAGCTTTAGTTAAAATATATAATGTAATTACAGGTTCTGCAATATCTACAGGAAAAGTGGATAATGAAGATGTAGTTATAAAAGCAGCACAACAATTGAAAGCTGCAGGAAGTAAAGGACTTTTAGTTTCTGGAATTCAAGATAAAAATGCACAATTAGTAGTTTTAGCTATTAATCAAGCTTTAGCTAGTGAGGCATTTTCAACTTCAGGAACTCGTCAAATTAGAAAAGGTTCTAATGAAAAAGTAGCGCAATTGATTGCTGATATGAATGCAGGAAGTGTTCATACTTTAATCATGAGCGGTGTAAATCCAGTATACACTTTAGCTGATTCGGCTAAATTCGTAAGCGGATTGAAAAAAGTAAAATTATCAGCTGCATTCTCTTTGAGAGAAGATGAAACAGCTTCTATAACCAATATTGCTATTCCAGCACCTCATTATTTAGAGTCATGGAATGATCTAGAGTTGACTAAAGGAACTTATTCTTTAACACAACCTACTATTCGTCCGTTATTCAGTTCTAAACAATTCCAAGAAGGATTATTGTCATGGAATGGTAATGGTGCAGCATACTACGATTATTTGAAAGCCAATGCAGCAAATTATACTAGCGGAAAATCATGGAATCAAACGGTTCATGATGGTCTTGCTGTTGGTGTTTCTGGAGCGGCATCTGGTGGTTCTGCTAATGCAGCAGCAGCGGCTAGTGCTTTAGCGGCATCTGCACCTGTTAAAGGATATGAATTAGTATTGTATACCAAAACTGGTTTAGGGGATGGACAACAAGCTAATAACCCATGGTTGCAAGAGTTTCCAGATCCAATTACAAGAGTTTCTTGGGATAATTATGTTACGGTTTCACAAGCTGATGCTAAAGCATTAGGTTTAGAAAATAAAATAGTGGCCAATGGTGGTCTTAACGGAAGTTATGCAACACTAACGGTTAACGGAATTAAATTGGAAAATGTTCCAGTTATCGTTCAACCAGGACAAGCTAAAGGAACTTTAGGTTTGGCTTTAGGTTACGGTAAAAAAACAGGATTGAAAGAAGAGATGCAAGTTGGGCTTAATGCTTATGCTTTCTATGCTAATTTCAATAATGTACAATCAGCTTCTATTGCTAAAGGAAGTGGAGAACATGAGTTTGCTTGTGTTCAGTCACAAAAAACTTTGATGGGTAGAGGGGATATTATTAAAGAAACTTCTCTAGAGATATTTAATGCCAAATATGACGAGCCAGAAGTATGGAACTCGGTTGCTATGGTTTCTTTGGATCACAAAGAAGTAGAAGCTACTAAAGTAGATTTATGGGAGCCATTTGATCGTTCAGTAGGACATCACTTTAACTTGTCAATCGATTTGAATGCTTGTACTGGATGTGGTGCTTGTGTTATTGCTTGTCATGCAGAAAATAACGTTCCAGTAGTAGGAAAAGCAGAAATCAGAAGAAGTCGTGATATGCACTGGTTGCGTATTGATAGATATTATTCATCAGAAGATACTTTTGCTGGAGATAACGAGAAAAAAGAAAGCTTCGACGGATTATTTGGTAAAAAAGGTTCATTAGGAGGATTTGGTGAAATGGAAAATCCTGCAGCTAATCCACAAGTATCTTTCCAACCTGTAATGTGTCAACATTGTAATCATGCTCCTTGTGAGACTGTTTGTCCAGTTGCTGCAACATCACACGGTCGTCAAGGTCAAAATATGATGGCTTACAACAGATGTGTGGGTACTCGTTACTGTGCTAACAACTGTCCGTATAAAGTACGTCGTTTCAACTGGTTCTTATACAATAATAACGACGAATTTGATTTCCATATGAATGATGATTTAGGTCGTATGGTTGTTAATCCAGATGTTAACGTTCGTTCTCGTGGGGTAATGGAAAAATGTTCAATGTGTATTCAAAAAACACAATTAACCATCCTTACTGCTAAACGTGAAGGAAGAGAAGTTGCTGTTGATGAATTCCAAACGGCTTGTTCAGCTGCCTGTTCAACAGGCGCTATGGTTTTTGGAGATGTGAACAATAAAGAAAGTCAAGTGGCCAAATTGGCTCAAGATAAGAGAATGTACCACTTATTAGAAAGTGTAGGTACAAAACCTAATGTGTTTTATCACGTTAAAGTTAGAAATACGTAG
- a CDS encoding c-type cytochrome — translation MKKVGNHNSISRKILFCLALMLTFSFTSFSQATPPPAATTTAAAPAAATPAATTGGDAVAGKALFNTNCAACHNLDRKMTGPALRGVTGRHAKDWFYKWIANSSALIKSGDADAVKLFAENNQSVMTAFPQLSKQDVDNILAYTDTPKEEPKTATTAGPPGTTAADNGVSNNVILGALSLVMLMLVIMLFFVNNVLTKVAKANGIEAAEKEATLPIWRAFAKNQFLVFVSTVFLILASGYFFYGWVMQIGIDQNYEPIQPIHYSHRIHAGSNGIDCKYCHSAARVSKNAGIPSLNVCMNCHKNIAEVSDTTATPEHSKAFYDGEIQKLYKAVGWDGAKYTGKTSPVKWVRIHNLPDFAYFNHSQHVTVAGIECQKCHGPVQTYEIQKQFAPLTMGWCIKCHRETDVKMEGNKYYDKIHAELSKRYGVDKLTAAQMGGLECGKCHY, via the coding sequence ATGAAAAAAGTGGGTAACCATAATTCGATTTCAAGGAAAATACTCTTCTGTTTAGCTTTAATGCTAACATTCTCCTTCACTTCATTTTCACAAGCAACACCACCGCCAGCTGCCACTACAACGGCAGCCGCTCCAGCTGCAGCTACACCAGCCGCAACCACTGGAGGTGATGCAGTAGCTGGAAAAGCTTTGTTTAATACCAACTGTGCAGCTTGTCATAATTTAGACAGGAAAATGACAGGTCCTGCCTTAAGAGGAGTAACAGGACGTCATGCCAAAGATTGGTTCTACAAATGGATTGCCAACAGTTCTGCCTTGATAAAATCAGGCGATGCTGATGCGGTTAAATTGTTTGCAGAAAATAATCAATCTGTAATGACAGCTTTCCCACAATTGTCTAAACAAGATGTGGATAATATTTTGGCTTATACGGATACGCCAAAAGAAGAGCCAAAAACCGCAACTACTGCAGGGCCTCCAGGAACTACAGCAGCCGATAATGGTGTTTCCAACAATGTTATTTTAGGAGCTTTATCTTTAGTGATGTTGATGTTAGTAATCATGTTGTTCTTTGTGAACAATGTGTTGACTAAAGTAGCTAAAGCGAATGGCATTGAAGCAGCAGAAAAAGAAGCAACATTACCTATTTGGAGAGCGTTTGCTAAAAATCAATTCTTGGTATTTGTATCTACAGTATTTTTGATATTGGCTAGTGGATACTTCTTCTACGGTTGGGTGATGCAAATTGGTATCGACCAAAATTACGAGCCTATTCAACCAATCCATTATTCTCACAGAATACACGCTGGAAGTAACGGGATCGATTGTAAATATTGTCACTCTGCAGCTAGAGTTAGTAAAAATGCTGGAATACCTTCATTAAACGTGTGTATGAATTGCCACAAAAATATTGCTGAGGTTTCAGATACTACAGCAACGCCTGAGCATTCAAAAGCATTTTATGATGGAGAAATCCAAAAATTATACAAAGCTGTTGGTTGGGATGGAGCTAAATACACTGGAAAAACAAGTCCTGTGAAATGGGTTCGTATTCACAACTTACCTGACTTTGCTTACTTCAATCACTCACAACACGTAACTGTTGCAGGTATTGAATGTCAAAAATGTCACGGTCCAGTTCAAACCTATGAAATTCAAAAACAATTTGCTCCTTTAACTATGGGATGGTGTATTAAATGTCACCGTGAAACTGATGTTAAAATGGAGGGTAACAAATACTATGACAAAATTCACGCAGAACTTTCTAAACGATATGGAGTAGACAAATTGACTGCTGCACAAATGGGAGGTTTAGAATGTGGTAAGTGTCACTACTAA
- a CDS encoding SPOR domain-containing protein, with translation MPNLSQLKVFLALPFLLLLSQKSHSQDGKVTVTQDPKFEQLLNEKRKINSSITINDRYKIQIFNGDTENSKKTLLDFKRDNKNMDATIVFSTPLYKVWVGNFKTRIEAEKNLNDLKKKYPNAFLIKPNK, from the coding sequence ATGCCAAATTTATCCCAATTAAAAGTTTTTTTAGCGCTACCTTTTCTTTTATTATTATCACAAAAAAGTCATTCTCAAGACGGAAAAGTGACTGTAACTCAAGATCCGAAATTTGAACAACTACTAAACGAAAAAAGAAAAATAAACAGCTCTATAACCATAAATGATCGTTATAAAATTCAAATTTTTAACGGGGATACCGAGAATTCTAAGAAAACGTTGCTCGATTTTAAAAGAGACAATAAGAATATGGATGCTACTATTGTTTTTAGCACTCCTTTATATAAGGTATGGGTCGGCAATTTCAAAACCCGAATTGAAGCCGAAAAAAACCTAAATGATCTAAAGAAAAAATATCCAAATGCTTTTTTAATTAAGCCGAATAAATAA
- the infB gene encoding translation initiation factor IF-2 — MSEGNIRINKVLRELNISLERAVDYLKDKGIAIEASPNTKISDDVYTILCGQFAGDKGNKEASKGVSEEIRKEKEALRIEREKEIEDKRKQDEERQQQQELIKAKAVVTGPKQVGKIDLQPKATPTPPAQEPKITAEKKEIVTPKEVIAPPVAPVETKAVEIKAVEKPQVVAEEAPVDETHTTQYQNLTGPVLTGQKIDLTQFNKPKKKKEEFKKDANKPAAGTPANAQNAGANNNANKNKRKRILPKAGEAGKPAITAGGGGSNAFGPNKPGGNKPGGGGFQKGNRPAIVQKVEPTEEEVKNQIKETLERLQGKGNKSKAAKYRRDKRDSHRQRSEEEMQALEEGSKTIKVTEFVTVGEVATMMDVPITKVIGTCMSLGIMVTMNQRLDAETLSIVADEFGFEVEFITTDIEDAIEIVEDREEDLVSRAPIVTVMGHVDHGKTSLLDYIRKENVIAGESGGITQHIGAYAVTLDGGQKITFLDTPGHEAFTAMRARGAQVTDIAIIVVAADDDIMPQTKEAISHAQAANVPMIFAINKIDKQGANPEKIKEKLAAMNLLVEDWGGKYQSHDISAKKGTGVKELLEKVLLEAEILDLKANPNKPAVGTVVEAQLDKGRGYVSTILVQSGTLKVGDYVLAGKNHGKVKAMHDERGHNVLTAGPSTPISILGLDGASTAGDKFNVFEDEREAKQIATKRIQLMREQSVRTQRHITLAEIGRRIALGQFKELNIILKGDVDGSVEALSSEFAKLSTEEIQINIIHKGVGAITETDVMLASASDAIIIGFNVRPAGNARQLAQKEEIDIRNYSIIYDAINDLKDAMEGMLSPEMKEEITGTAEIREIFKVSKVGTIAGCMVTDGKIFRNSKIRIIREGVVIYTGELATLKRFKDDVKEVSKGYDCGMQIKNYNDIEQLDIIEAFQEVEVKKKIK; from the coding sequence ATGTCTGAAGGAAATATTAGAATTAATAAAGTTTTAAGAGAGTTAAATATTTCTCTGGAAAGAGCTGTGGATTATCTTAAGGATAAGGGTATTGCTATTGAAGCAAGTCCCAACACAAAAATTTCCGACGATGTATATACTATTCTTTGCGGACAATTTGCCGGAGACAAAGGCAATAAAGAAGCTTCAAAAGGAGTAAGTGAAGAAATTAGAAAAGAAAAAGAAGCGCTTCGAATAGAAAGAGAAAAAGAAATCGAAGACAAACGCAAACAAGACGAAGAGCGTCAACAACAACAAGAGTTGATTAAAGCAAAAGCGGTTGTTACGGGTCCCAAGCAAGTTGGAAAAATCGATTTACAACCTAAAGCAACTCCAACTCCTCCGGCTCAAGAACCAAAAATTACGGCTGAAAAGAAAGAAATTGTAACGCCAAAAGAAGTTATAGCTCCACCAGTTGCTCCAGTTGAAACTAAAGCAGTTGAAATCAAAGCAGTTGAAAAACCACAAGTTGTTGCAGAAGAAGCACCTGTAGACGAAACACACACTACACAATATCAAAATCTTACTGGGCCAGTCTTAACAGGACAAAAAATAGATTTAACTCAGTTTAATAAGCCTAAAAAGAAAAAAGAAGAGTTCAAAAAAGACGCCAATAAGCCTGCTGCTGGAACTCCAGCAAACGCACAAAATGCAGGAGCAAATAATAACGCGAATAAAAACAAAAGAAAAAGAATATTGCCTAAAGCTGGAGAAGCAGGCAAACCGGCTATTACTGCTGGTGGAGGAGGAAGTAATGCTTTTGGGCCTAATAAACCAGGAGGTAACAAACCAGGAGGCGGTGGTTTCCAAAAAGGAAATCGTCCTGCTATAGTTCAAAAAGTAGAGCCTACTGAAGAAGAAGTTAAAAATCAAATTAAAGAAACTTTAGAGCGTTTACAAGGTAAAGGAAACAAATCTAAAGCAGCTAAATACAGAAGAGATAAACGTGATTCTCACCGTCAAAGAAGTGAGGAAGAAATGCAAGCGCTTGAGGAAGGAAGCAAAACTATCAAAGTAACAGAATTCGTTACTGTTGGAGAAGTAGCGACCATGATGGATGTGCCTATTACTAAAGTTATAGGAACATGTATGTCATTAGGAATCATGGTTACGATGAATCAACGTTTGGATGCTGAGACTTTATCTATTGTTGCAGATGAATTTGGTTTTGAAGTTGAATTCATAACAACTGATATCGAAGACGCAATTGAAATTGTTGAAGATAGAGAAGAAGATTTAGTATCTCGTGCGCCAATCGTAACTGTAATGGGTCACGTAGATCACGGTAAAACATCGTTACTAGATTATATCCGTAAAGAAAATGTAATCGCAGGTGAATCAGGAGGAATTACACAACATATCGGAGCTTATGCTGTTACTTTAGATGGAGGACAAAAAATCACATTCTTGGATACACCAGGTCACGAAGCGTTTACCGCTATGCGTGCTCGTGGAGCTCAAGTTACCGATATCGCTATTATTGTAGTAGCTGCGGATGATGATATCATGCCACAAACCAAAGAAGCTATTAGTCACGCGCAAGCGGCTAATGTTCCTATGATATTTGCTATTAACAAGATTGATAAACAAGGAGCCAATCCTGAAAAAATCAAAGAGAAATTAGCAGCCATGAACTTATTAGTAGAAGACTGGGGTGGTAAATACCAATCGCATGATATTTCAGCTAAAAAAGGAACTGGAGTTAAAGAATTATTAGAAAAAGTATTGCTTGAAGCTGAAATATTAGACTTAAAAGCAAATCCAAATAAACCAGCAGTTGGAACTGTTGTTGAAGCTCAATTAGATAAAGGTAGAGGATATGTGTCCACTATCTTGGTACAATCGGGGACTTTGAAAGTGGGGGATTATGTATTGGCAGGAAAAAATCATGGTAAAGTGAAAGCGATGCATGATGAAAGAGGTCATAATGTTTTAACGGCTGGTCCATCAACACCAATATCTATATTAGGTTTGGATGGTGCGTCAACTGCAGGAGATAAGTTTAATGTATTTGAAGACGAAAGAGAAGCTAAACAAATTGCTACTAAACGTATTCAGTTAATGCGTGAACAATCGGTTAGAACACAACGTCATATTACCTTGGCTGAGATTGGTCGTCGTATAGCTTTAGGACAATTTAAAGAATTGAACATTATCCTTAAAGGAGACGTGGATGGTTCTGTAGAAGCACTTTCTAGTGAGTTCGCTAAATTGTCTACAGAAGAAATTCAAATCAACATTATCCATAAAGGAGTTGGTGCTATTACAGAAACTGACGTTATGTTAGCTTCTGCTTCGGATGCGATTATTATTGGATTTAATGTTCGTCCGGCTGGAAATGCACGTCAACTGGCTCAAAAAGAAGAAATCGATATCAGAAACTATTCTATTATTTATGATGCCATCAATGACTTGAAAGATGCTATGGAAGGAATGCTTTCTCCAGAAATGAAGGAAGAAATTACTGGAACGGCTGAAATCAGAGAAATATTTAAAGTGTCTAAAGTGGGAACTATCGCTGGATGTATGGTTACCGATGGTAAAATCTTTAGAAACTCTAAAATACGTATCATACGTGAAGGCGTTGTAATTTATACTGGAGAGTTAGCTACTTTAAAACGTTTTAAAGACGATGTTAAAGAGGTCTCTAAAGGCTATGATTGCGGTATGCAAATCAAGAATTACAACGACATTGAGCAACTAGATATCATCGAAGCTTTCCAAGAAGTGGAAGTGAAGAAAAAGATCAAATAA
- the nusA gene encoding transcription termination factor NusA has translation MENIALIDSFSEFKDDKLIDRVTLMAILEDVFRNALKKKYGSDDNFDIIINPDKGDMEIWRRRIVVADDDLDLENEEITLTEARKIEADFEIGEEVSEEVKLIDLGRRAILALRQNLISKIHEHDNTNLYKQFKDLIGEIYTAEVHHVRPRVVILIDDEGNEIVLPKEKQIPSDFFRKGDNVRGIIESVELKGNKPQIIMSRTADKFLEKLFEQEIPEVFDGLIMIKKVVRIPGEKAKVAVDSYDDRIDPVGACVGMKGSRIHGIVRELGNENIDVINYTTNLQLYITRALSPAKVSSVKIDEEKKRAEVFLKLEEVSKAIGRGGHNIKLAGLLTGYELDVIREGSAIEEDDVELTEFSDEIDGWVIDEFAKIGLDTARSILNQDVADLVRRTDLEEETILEVIRILKEEFED, from the coding sequence ATGGAGAATATTGCATTAATCGACTCGTTTTCAGAGTTTAAAGACGATAAACTTATTGATCGAGTAACGCTTATGGCGATTTTGGAAGATGTGTTTAGAAATGCATTGAAAAAGAAATACGGTTCTGATGATAACTTTGACATCATCATTAATCCTGATAAAGGAGATATGGAGATTTGGAGAAGAAGAATTGTTGTTGCTGATGACGATTTAGATTTAGAAAACGAAGAAATTACCCTAACAGAAGCAAGAAAAATTGAAGCCGATTTTGAAATTGGTGAAGAAGTTTCTGAAGAAGTAAAATTGATTGATTTAGGAAGAAGAGCTATTTTAGCTTTACGCCAAAACTTGATTTCAAAAATTCACGAACACGACAATACCAATCTTTACAAACAATTTAAAGATCTGATAGGTGAAATTTACACTGCAGAAGTACACCATGTTCGTCCAAGAGTTGTAATTTTGATTGATGACGAAGGAAACGAAATTGTTTTACCAAAAGAAAAACAAATTCCATCTGACTTTTTCCGTAAAGGAGATAACGTTCGTGGTATTATTGAAAGCGTTGAATTGAAAGGAAATAAACCTCAAATTATCATGTCGAGAACGGCAGATAAATTTTTGGAAAAATTATTCGAACAAGAAATTCCAGAAGTTTTTGACGGTTTGATCATGATTAAAAAAGTAGTAAGAATTCCAGGAGAAAAAGCAAAAGTAGCCGTAGATTCTTATGATGATAGAATTGATCCAGTTGGAGCTTGTGTGGGTATGAAAGGGTCTAGAATTCACGGAATTGTTCGCGAATTAGGAAATGAAAATATTGATGTAATTAACTATACTACTAATTTGCAGTTGTATATCACAAGAGCTTTAAGTCCTGCAAAAGTATCTTCCGTTAAAATTGATGAAGAGAAAAAAAGAGCTGAAGTATTCTTGAAATTAGAAGAAGTATCAAAAGCAATAGGACGTGGTGGACACAATATCAAATTAGCTGGGCTTTTAACAGGTTACGAATTAGACGTAATCAGAGAAGGAAGTGCAATTGAAGAAGATGATGTTGAATTAACTGAGTTCTCAGACGAAATCGATGGATGGGTTATTGATGAGTTTGCCAAAATCGGATTGGATACTGCTAGAAGTATTTTGAATCAAGATGTTGCTGATTTAGTAAGAAGAACCGATTTAGAAGAAGAAACTATTTTAGAAGTAATAAGAATATTGAAAGAAGAGTTTGAGGACTAA
- the rimP gene encoding ribosome assembly cofactor RimP, with translation MAFRDKVLQLLEEGLQERPSLFLVDLNISDSYKITVTLDGDNGVNLQDCIDISRAIDNNLDREEQDFSLEVASAGVSTPLKMVRQYKKNIGRTLKVKTATETIEAVLEQVSDESIVLSWTTREPKKIGKGKETVQKTLTLPYSEIKEAIVTIIFN, from the coding sequence ATGGCATTTAGAGACAAAGTTTTGCAATTATTAGAGGAAGGATTACAAGAAAGACCTTCTTTGTTTCTTGTAGATTTAAACATTTCAGACAGTTATAAAATTACCGTAACTTTGGATGGAGATAATGGTGTAAATTTGCAAGACTGTATTGATATCAGTCGAGCTATAGATAATAATTTAGACCGTGAAGAACAAGATTTTTCACTAGAAGTAGCTTCGGCAGGAGTTTCAACCCCTTTGAAAATGGTTAGACAATATAAGAAAAATATTGGAAGAACTTTAAAGGTAAAAACCGCTACCGAAACAATAGAAGCAGTTTTAGAACAAGTTTCTGATGAAAGCATAGTGCTAAGTTGGACGACAAGAGAACCAAAAAAAATAGGAAAAGGAAAAGAAACGGTTCAGAAGACGTTAACTCTTCCTTATTCAGAGATAAAAGAAGCAATTGTTACAATAATATTTAATTAA
- a CDS encoding universal stress protein — MKKILVPTDFSDHAYYALKVASQIAKKNGGEIILLHMLELPHQAGDAIGSGHDLPEIMLFKNFAINRLEDLMDDECLEGLKVSEIIQFELAFDGILNISRKNEVDLIVMGSHGANGFKEMFIGSNAEKVVRNSEAPVLIIKKDVGQFNVDKFVFASDFSDEIKKPFAKVVEFANKFDAELQLAMINTPSSFKPTHVAEEIMRNFASNFTINKYSINIYNDVNVENGILNFSNHIDADLIGVSTHGRKGIAHFFNGSISEDLVNHASRPVVTFKI; from the coding sequence ATGAAAAAAATCTTAGTCCCTACCGACTTTTCAGATCACGCCTATTACGCACTAAAAGTTGCTTCACAAATTGCTAAAAAAAATGGTGGAGAAATCATATTATTACACATGTTAGAATTACCTCATCAGGCTGGTGATGCTATAGGGAGTGGTCATGATTTACCTGAAATAATGCTTTTTAAAAACTTTGCCATCAATAGACTTGAGGATTTAATGGATGATGAATGTTTAGAAGGATTAAAAGTTTCTGAAATTATACAGTTTGAACTAGCATTCGACGGCATCCTGAATATTAGTAGAAAAAACGAAGTTGATTTAATTGTAATGGGTTCACATGGCGCCAATGGTTTCAAAGAAATGTTCATTGGTTCAAATGCTGAAAAAGTAGTCAGAAATTCTGAAGCACCTGTTTTGATTATTAAAAAAGATGTTGGACAGTTCAATGTAGACAAATTTGTATTTGCCTCTGACTTTTCAGATGAAATTAAAAAACCTTTCGCCAAAGTAGTTGAATTCGCCAATAAATTTGATGCAGAATTACAATTAGCTATGATTAACACTCCAAGTAGTTTCAAACCAACTCATGTTGCTGAAGAAATTATGAGAAATTTTGCTTCCAACTTTACTATTAACAAATATTCTATTAATATTTATAATGATGTAAATGTTGAAAACGGAATATTAAACTTTTCAAACCATATTGATGCAGATTTAATCGGTGTTAGTACACATGGCAGAAAAGGTATTGCACACTTTTTCAATGGTAGCATTAGTGAAGACTTAGTAAATCATGCTTCGCGACCTGTAGTTACTTTTAAAATATAA